One Paraburkholderia agricolaris DNA segment encodes these proteins:
- a CDS encoding cupin domain-containing protein, protein MSTEFATQFSHIRPQDTSYVDQGLRDFFLYRDLGIAQATGGKVLAQLVKANHAPEQGTGWHRHEADFHIVIMLKGWARFMYGDKETLVAAGDCVHQAPGIVHYLFDYSEDMEYIEIVSPADFKSIEVEGPCEVPAVQPWKSAVA, encoded by the coding sequence ATGTCCACCGAATTCGCTACGCAGTTCAGCCATATCCGTCCACAAGACACGTCCTACGTGGATCAGGGCTTACGCGATTTTTTTCTGTACCGGGATTTAGGCATCGCGCAGGCAACCGGCGGCAAGGTGCTCGCGCAACTCGTCAAGGCGAATCACGCACCAGAGCAAGGCACCGGTTGGCACCGCCATGAGGCCGATTTCCACATTGTGATCATGTTGAAGGGCTGGGCGCGCTTCATGTACGGCGACAAGGAGACGCTCGTTGCCGCCGGCGATTGCGTGCATCAGGCGCCGGGCATCGTCCACTATCTGTTCGATTACTCGGAGGATATGGAGTACATCGAAATCGTGTCGCCGGCCGATTTCAAGTCGATTGAAGTCGAAGGTCCATGCGAAGTGCCGGCAGTGCAGCCGTGGAAGAGCGCCGTGGCCTGA
- a CDS encoding flavin reductase family protein, whose protein sequence is MSHYFYDPAAGHGLPHDPFKAIVAPRLIGWISSRATDGTLNLAPYSFFGAFASFPPIIGFCSEGRKDSIANIEATGEFVWNLSSKPLAEQMNRSSAPVPPHVDEFELAGLTPAPGRNVAVPHVAESPAALECKLLQVIRLHTLDGKPMDNYLSLGQVVGVHINEAYLKDGLFDTHAAQPIMRAGYRADYADIGEMFQMFRPTA, encoded by the coding sequence ATGTCCCACTACTTCTACGACCCCGCTGCCGGTCACGGCCTCCCGCACGATCCGTTCAAGGCCATCGTCGCTCCGCGTCTGATCGGCTGGATTTCCTCCCGCGCGACCGACGGGACGCTAAACCTCGCGCCCTACAGTTTCTTCGGCGCGTTCGCCAGCTTCCCGCCGATCATCGGCTTCTGCAGCGAAGGCCGCAAAGACAGCATCGCCAACATCGAAGCTACCGGCGAATTCGTCTGGAATCTGTCCAGCAAGCCGCTCGCCGAGCAGATGAACCGCTCTTCCGCACCGGTCCCGCCCCACGTCGACGAATTCGAACTCGCGGGTCTTACACCCGCGCCGGGTCGCAACGTAGCCGTGCCGCATGTCGCCGAATCGCCGGCCGCGCTTGAATGCAAACTGCTGCAAGTGATCCGTCTGCATACGCTCGACGGCAAGCCGATGGACAATTACCTGTCGCTGGGCCAGGTAGTCGGCGTCCACATCAACGAGGCTTATCTGAAAGACGGCCTGTTCGACACGCATGCCGCGCAACCGATCATGCGCGCCGGCTACCGCGCCGACTACGCCGATATAGGTGAGATGTTCCAGATGTTCCGCCCGACCGCGTAA
- a CDS encoding helix-turn-helix transcriptional regulator, with protein MDYAIKTLSQLRPILLGFRKSAGLTQAAVAELLGITQQSYAQLEANPASASVERLFKVMRLLNVELRMSQTSSAPDGEPAQGETPKLQQHVSAARKAKSPPVANRSGRTQKASSSKQPLGAITTRKKRENW; from the coding sequence ATGGATTACGCTATCAAGACGCTAAGTCAGCTCCGCCCCATTCTGCTGGGCTTCCGCAAGTCCGCTGGACTCACACAGGCTGCCGTGGCCGAACTGCTAGGCATCACGCAGCAAAGCTATGCGCAACTGGAAGCCAATCCGGCATCGGCAAGCGTCGAACGGCTTTTTAAGGTCATGCGTTTGCTGAACGTGGAGTTGCGTATGAGTCAGACGTCGTCCGCGCCTGACGGTGAACCAGCGCAGGGCGAGACGCCGAAGCTTCAACAACACGTCTCCGCCGCCAGAAAAGCGAAATCTCCACCGGTCGCCAACCGCTCGGGCCGAACCCAGAAAGCGTCGAGTTCGAAGCAACCCCTTGGGGCAATCACGACCAGAAAGAAACGGGAAAACTGGTAA
- a CDS encoding polyhydroxyalkanoate depolymerase, with translation MNLFAYPTYQAFADMMLPMRHGAALMNHSLDAWPAFGDTSHGRSIRAACELLTLAGLTPVRPPFDIDSVMTEGKSVRIVEDVVAHTPFCSLLHFRKDASLSHSQPRVLVIAPMSGHFATLLRGTVRTMLAEHDVYITDWHNPRDVSLSQGRFGFDEFVQHVIDFTETIGPGTHLLAVCQPTVAALAAVALMAADDNPAQPASMTLMAGPLDTRINPTRVNELAKSKPIEWFEQNLISAVPFGFAGAHRRVYPGFVQLTAFMSMNLGRHLDSFETMHYERAKGDPAKADTIHTFYEEYFATMDLTADFYLETVDTVFQRHALPLHELEVKGRLVEPSKIRRTALLTVEGEKDDICAVGQTLAAQDMCDKLRPYLKTHHVQTGVGHYGVFNGHRWERQIYPRVRAVIYDNEPRAVVVSSRARTIQPVSMAAASEAIASAPAAAAVVDVEVDSAAAVAATPNGVGSGSAAKTRQASRAPRRRPPATQS, from the coding sequence ATGAACCTGTTCGCATATCCCACATACCAGGCTTTCGCCGACATGATGCTGCCAATGCGGCACGGCGCGGCACTGATGAACCATTCGCTCGACGCGTGGCCCGCATTTGGCGATACATCGCATGGACGTTCGATACGCGCGGCCTGCGAGTTGCTGACGCTCGCCGGACTTACGCCTGTCAGGCCGCCATTCGATATCGACAGCGTGATGACGGAAGGCAAATCCGTGCGAATCGTCGAGGACGTGGTGGCGCACACGCCATTCTGTTCGCTGTTGCATTTCCGTAAGGATGCCTCTCTTTCTCATTCGCAGCCGCGCGTGCTGGTGATCGCGCCCATGTCCGGCCACTTCGCGACGCTGCTGCGCGGCACCGTGCGCACGATGCTGGCCGAGCACGACGTCTACATCACCGATTGGCACAACCCACGCGACGTATCGCTAAGTCAGGGCCGCTTCGGCTTCGACGAATTCGTGCAGCACGTAATCGACTTCACCGAGACGATCGGGCCAGGCACGCATCTGCTGGCGGTGTGCCAGCCGACTGTCGCCGCGTTGGCCGCAGTCGCCCTCATGGCCGCCGACGACAACCCCGCGCAGCCCGCCAGCATGACGCTGATGGCGGGTCCGCTCGACACGCGCATCAACCCGACGCGTGTCAACGAACTGGCTAAAAGCAAACCGATCGAGTGGTTCGAGCAGAACCTGATCAGCGCGGTGCCGTTCGGTTTTGCGGGCGCGCATCGTCGCGTGTATCCCGGCTTTGTGCAATTGACCGCGTTTATGTCGATGAACCTCGGCCGCCATCTCGACTCGTTCGAGACGATGCACTACGAGCGCGCCAAAGGCGATCCGGCGAAGGCCGACACGATCCACACTTTCTACGAAGAATACTTCGCGACGATGGACCTGACGGCCGATTTTTATCTGGAGACGGTTGATACTGTTTTTCAGCGGCATGCGCTGCCGTTGCATGAACTCGAGGTGAAAGGACGGCTTGTGGAGCCTTCAAAGATTCGCCGTACTGCGCTGCTGACGGTAGAGGGTGAAAAAGACGATATCTGCGCAGTTGGGCAGACGCTCGCCGCGCAGGATATGTGCGACAAGCTGAGGCCGTATCTGAAGACGCATCACGTGCAGACCGGTGTGGGGCACTATGGCGTGTTCAATGGACATCGGTGGGAACGGCAGATTTATCCGCGTGTGCGGGCGGTGATTTACGACAACGAACCGCGTGCTGTGGTGGTGAGTTCGCGGGCGCGGACGATTCAGCCGGTGTCGATGGCTGCCGCTTCGGAAGCGATCGCGTCGGCCCCGGCTGCTGCTGCGGTGGTTGATGTCGAGGTGGATTCGGCGGCGGCGGTGGCCGCCACGCCGAACGGGGTTGGCTCCGGGTCTGCCGCCAAGACTCGGCAGGCGTCACGGGCACCGCGTCGGCGGCCACCCGCGACGCAATCGTGA
- a CDS encoding methyl-accepting chemotaxis protein, giving the protein MEFLSLRRASVGARLAVLSCALVALIFAAFTWALTRSAGQQVSDQVLQRIADKDRSIAAMITLFDEALSAEVDRSTSLFASFLPTGYTLDDSQKVDVNGVATPTIKAGDKVLNMDFSIPDQFLERSGAVATVFARSGDDFVRVTTSLKKQDGSRAIGTLLDRNGPAYAPILANKSYTGLATLFGKRWITQYRPVTDASGRVIGALFVGVNVDKEIQSVEDGIRKLKIGDSGYYFVVNASKGADRGKLIVHPAAAGQNADNTNAPYQQMLDMKEGQLEFSSADATLGEHSARDKFVSFITVPQWQWLVGGVAPRDEVMAEVSATRNQFLLIGFVLVGVFAIVFLIAVRRLVSRPLDEAAKASERFASGDLSVRVAKGVNGTKARADEIGRLMQSIDGIGEGLARIVSQVRNASTDMSEGTEKIATGSGNIAARIATQASSLEETAASMEQITSTVQQNADHAAQANTLVTHAADAALEGGRAVERVVSTMGEISRSSQKIAEITSVIEGIAFQTNILALNAAVEAARAGEHGKGFAVVASEVRALAQRSAASVKEIEGLIAASTATVQSGFRIAEEASSTMQGIVHQVSQVRAIMAEISVASREQSGGIEQVNLAVTQIGEATQQNATIVGEAELAAAELRDQAARLAQVVSVFKLEAGRD; this is encoded by the coding sequence ATGGAATTTCTCTCTTTGCGCCGCGCCAGCGTTGGCGCCCGGCTCGCCGTGCTGTCGTGCGCGCTGGTAGCACTGATTTTCGCCGCCTTTACGTGGGCGCTCACGCGCAGCGCCGGCCAGCAGGTCAGCGATCAGGTGCTGCAGCGCATTGCCGATAAAGACCGCTCGATCGCCGCCATGATCACGCTGTTCGACGAAGCGCTGTCTGCCGAAGTCGATCGCTCGACGTCACTGTTCGCGAGTTTCCTGCCCACCGGCTACACGCTCGACGACAGCCAGAAAGTCGACGTCAACGGCGTCGCCACGCCAACCATCAAGGCCGGCGACAAAGTCCTGAACATGGACTTCTCGATTCCCGACCAGTTTCTCGAACGCAGTGGCGCGGTGGCCACCGTGTTCGCCCGCAGCGGCGACGATTTCGTCCGCGTGACGACTTCGCTGAAGAAACAGGACGGCTCGCGCGCGATCGGCACGCTGCTCGACCGCAACGGGCCCGCGTACGCGCCGATCCTCGCGAACAAATCGTATACGGGACTTGCGACGCTCTTTGGCAAACGCTGGATTACCCAATATCGGCCGGTCACGGACGCGAGCGGCCGCGTGATCGGTGCGCTGTTCGTCGGCGTGAACGTGGACAAGGAAATCCAGTCGGTCGAAGACGGTATCCGCAAACTGAAAATCGGCGACAGCGGCTATTACTTCGTGGTCAACGCCTCGAAGGGCGCGGATCGCGGCAAGCTGATCGTGCATCCGGCCGCCGCCGGGCAGAACGCGGACAACACGAACGCGCCGTATCAGCAGATGCTCGACATGAAGGAAGGCCAGCTCGAATTCAGCTCCGCCGACGCCACGCTCGGCGAGCACAGCGCGCGCGACAAATTCGTGTCGTTTATCACGGTACCGCAGTGGCAATGGCTGGTGGGCGGCGTTGCGCCGCGCGACGAGGTGATGGCGGAGGTGAGCGCCACGCGCAATCAATTCCTGCTGATCGGTTTCGTGCTGGTCGGCGTGTTCGCGATCGTGTTCCTGATCGCCGTGCGCCGCCTCGTGAGCCGTCCGCTCGATGAAGCCGCCAAGGCGTCTGAGCGCTTCGCCTCGGGCGATCTGAGCGTACGCGTGGCCAAGGGCGTCAACGGTACGAAGGCGCGGGCCGACGAAATCGGCCGCCTGATGCAGTCGATCGACGGCATCGGCGAAGGCCTCGCACGCATTGTTTCGCAAGTGCGCAATGCGTCGACGGACATGTCGGAGGGCACTGAAAAGATCGCCACCGGCAGTGGCAACATCGCCGCACGGATTGCGACCCAGGCAAGCAGCCTCGAAGAAACGGCGGCCAGCATGGAACAGATCACCTCGACCGTGCAGCAGAACGCCGACCACGCCGCGCAAGCCAACACGCTCGTCACGCATGCCGCGGACGCCGCGCTCGAAGGCGGCCGCGCCGTCGAACGCGTGGTCTCGACGATGGGCGAGATCAGCCGCTCGTCGCAGAAGATCGCCGAGATCACCAGCGTGATTGAAGGCATTGCGTTCCAGACCAATATTCTCGCGCTGAACGCCGCCGTGGAAGCCGCGCGTGCCGGCGAGCACGGTAAGGGCTTCGCGGTGGTGGCCTCGGAAGTGCGCGCGCTCGCCCAGCGCAGCGCGGCTTCGGTAAAGGAGATCGAGGGGCTGATCGCCGCCTCCACGGCGACCGTGCAAAGCGGTTTCCGCATCGCCGAAGAAGCCAGCTCGACCATGCAAGGCATCGTTCACCAGGTCAGCCAGGTGCGCGCGATCATGGCGGAAATCAGCGTTGCGTCACGCGAGCAATCGGGCGGCATCGAGCAGGTCAATCTCGCTGTCACGCAGATCGGTGAAGCGACCCAACAGAATGCGACGATTGTCGGCGAGGCGGAACTCGCCGCGGCCGAGTTGCGCGATCAGGCTGCGCGGCTTGCGCAGGTAGTTAGCGTGTTCAAGCTGGAAGCGGGGCGGGACTAA
- a CDS encoding DUF1254 domain-containing protein, giving the protein MIKNRQELFSLHWTCASLAGLAFLAGCASTPSTTQKTTGWIKDEVADSYVFGYPLVLMGVARDAAVGTDPGQAPINTLRHAQALPPIGAANPLQPSLDTLDSTGWLDVGSEPVIVALPDSHGRYVDARVLDMWTNVVWSTSSQFATRAAGIKAQTIAFVGPGWQGDLPKGVTRVDVPTRNAWVSVRIQSNGTRDLTAVRKLQRAIRVVPLSVYAGGTRSASIAAPRSTAADAAVAASGTPAAQVAALDANGFFSRLAQALPDNPPTPADPHALKILSDFGVTPGDPVKLPNSPDVIAAGLADGHERVVTPPSNLLSSNGWSWFGDGVGNYGPDYAMRAYAAATQPGIGTKDDEVRAVVTQDSDGHTLNGANRYVIHFASNQLPPVRGFWSITAYTKDGALGESAPARLAVGDRNGARRNRDGSLDVTVSSVRSKSGNWLPAPRADLQLVLRLYAPKPQATDGSWQPPAVVRQ; this is encoded by the coding sequence ATGATAAAAAATCGCCAAGAACTGTTTTCGCTTCACTGGACCTGCGCATCGCTCGCAGGCCTCGCATTTCTGGCTGGTTGTGCGTCGACTCCGTCCACGACGCAAAAAACCACCGGCTGGATCAAGGACGAAGTTGCCGATTCGTACGTGTTCGGCTATCCGCTGGTGCTGATGGGCGTCGCGCGCGACGCGGCGGTTGGCACCGATCCGGGCCAGGCGCCGATCAATACCTTGCGCCACGCCCAGGCCTTGCCGCCGATCGGCGCAGCCAATCCATTGCAGCCGAGCCTCGATACGCTCGATTCGACCGGCTGGCTGGACGTGGGCAGCGAGCCGGTGATCGTAGCGCTGCCCGACTCGCACGGCCGCTACGTCGATGCCCGCGTGCTCGACATGTGGACCAATGTGGTGTGGTCGACCAGCTCACAATTTGCCACCCGCGCTGCGGGCATCAAGGCGCAAACGATTGCTTTCGTCGGCCCGGGCTGGCAGGGCGATCTGCCCAAGGGCGTCACGCGCGTCGACGTGCCGACCCGCAACGCATGGGTGAGCGTGCGTATCCAGTCGAACGGCACCCGCGACCTGACAGCGGTGCGCAAGCTGCAGCGCGCGATTCGCGTTGTGCCGCTGAGCGTCTACGCCGGCGGCACACGCTCGGCGTCGATCGCGGCGCCGCGCAGCACGGCCGCCGATGCCGCGGTGGCCGCTTCCGGCACACCGGCCGCGCAAGTTGCCGCGCTCGACGCGAACGGTTTTTTCAGCCGGCTCGCGCAGGCCCTGCCGGACAACCCGCCAACGCCGGCTGACCCGCATGCGCTGAAAATCCTTTCCGACTTCGGCGTGACGCCGGGCGACCCGGTGAAGCTGCCGAACTCGCCCGACGTGATTGCCGCGGGTCTCGCCGACGGTCACGAGCGCGTCGTCACGCCGCCGTCCAATCTGCTGAGCAGCAATGGCTGGAGCTGGTTCGGCGACGGCGTCGGCAACTACGGCCCTGACTATGCGATGCGGGCGTACGCTGCGGCGACCCAACCGGGCATCGGCACGAAGGACGATGAAGTGCGCGCAGTCGTTACCCAGGACAGCGACGGTCATACGCTCAACGGCGCAAACCGCTACGTGATCCACTTCGCGTCGAACCAGTTGCCGCCGGTGCGTGGTTTCTGGTCGATCACCGCGTACACGAAGGACGGTGCGTTAGGGGAAAGCGCGCCGGCGCGTCTGGCGGTTGGCGATCGCAACGGTGCGCGCCGCAATCGCGACGGTTCGCTCGACGTGACGGTGTCCTCGGTGCGCAGCAAGAGCGGCAACTGGCTGCCGGCGCCGCGCGCCGATCTGCAACTGGTGCTGCGCCTGTACGCGCCGAAGCCGCAAGCGACTGACGGCAGCTGGCAACCACCGGCCGTGGTGCGTCAGTGA
- a CDS encoding glutathione S-transferase family protein, whose product MANTTLTISSKNYSSWSLRGWLLTKFSGLPFEEIVMPIDDPAARAELLLLSPSILVPCLFHDGIKIWDTLAIAEYLNELKPEAALLPKDIRARAHCRSICGEMHSGFASLRSALPMNLKAHFPGFKVWARAQSDIDRIVTIWSECLQQYGGPFLFGERSAADAMYAPVVTRFVTYDVKLDPEVVDYGQRIMALPEMQQWIADAQQEVEEIDELDVEF is encoded by the coding sequence ATGGCGAATACCACGCTCACCATCAGCAGCAAGAACTATTCGTCATGGTCGCTGCGGGGCTGGCTGCTGACAAAGTTCAGCGGCTTGCCTTTCGAAGAGATCGTGATGCCGATCGACGATCCCGCCGCGCGTGCCGAATTGCTGCTGTTGTCGCCGTCGATCCTGGTGCCGTGTCTCTTTCACGACGGCATCAAGATCTGGGACACCCTGGCGATCGCCGAATATCTGAACGAGTTGAAACCGGAAGCGGCATTGCTGCCGAAAGACATCCGCGCGCGTGCGCATTGCCGCTCGATTTGCGGTGAGATGCATTCGGGTTTTGCTTCGTTACGTTCGGCCTTGCCGATGAACCTGAAAGCGCATTTTCCGGGCTTCAAGGTCTGGGCGCGGGCGCAATCGGATATCGACCGCATCGTGACGATCTGGAGCGAGTGCCTGCAACAGTACGGCGGCCCGTTTCTGTTCGGCGAGCGCAGCGCGGCGGACGCGATGTACGCGCCGGTGGTGACGCGTTTCGTGACCTACGACGTCAAGCTGGACCCGGAGGTCGTCGATTATGGGCAACGCATCATGGCGCTGCCTGAAATGCAGCAGTGGATCGCGGATGCGCAGCAGGAAGTGGAAGAGATCGACGAACTGGATGTGGAGTTTTGA
- a CDS encoding heavy metal translocating P-type ATPase, whose amino-acid sequence MTELATPLRPTDATPARTIELDIGGMTCASCAMRVEKALAKVPGVTRASVNLATEKASIDSDAAVDPETLAGAVRKAGYEASPSAPPDATPASSSQATELAIGGMTCASCAMRVEKALAKVPGVANVSVNLATETATVNPDQMGAGADIEALIAAVRKAGYEATLMAPPDAPTSVTDTAALASVAQSKRNQTRRELAAVLVSAVLTLPLVLPMVGEWFGLHAMLSPWLQFGLASIVQFVFGARFYRAAYRAVRAGAGNMDLLVALGTSAAYGISIYELATHGGDMTHLYFEASAVVITLVRFGKWLEARAKRQTTDAIRALNALRPDRARIRVGADEREVPLAQVRVGTVVIVRPGERVPVDGAVLEGRTHIDESLITGESLPVPKQASDPVTAGSINGEGAIAVTTTAIGAETTLARIIRLVESAQAEKAPIQRLVDRVSEIFVPAILAIAVLTLVGWLIAGAGGETAILNAVAVLVIACPCALGLATPAAIMAGTGVAARRGVLIKDAEALETAHRVNIVAFDKTGTLTLGQPSVTAFEALDGIGRDEALALAAAVQRHSDHPLARAVVKAAAESPVAPVASITPVAAFTASAARAVPGRGVEADVDGRTLALGSTRWLNELGIVLPAPFVERAKQLEAAGNTVSWLMQRAPLAPAALALIAFGDTVKPSARAAVERLAQMGIKSVLVTGDNQGSAASVAQALGITEFHAEVLPDDKARVIRDLKIRSAGIVAMVGDGINDAPALAAADIGIAMATGTDVAMQAAGITLMRGDPALVADAIDISRRSWRKIQQNLFWAFVYNLIGIPLAAFGLLNPMLAGAAMAFSSVSVVTNALLLRTWRGASAG is encoded by the coding sequence ATGACCGAACTTGCCACACCCCTGCGTCCCACGGACGCTACGCCCGCCAGAACCATCGAACTCGACATCGGCGGGATGACCTGTGCCTCGTGCGCGATGCGCGTGGAGAAGGCGCTCGCCAAAGTGCCGGGCGTCACCCGCGCGTCGGTGAATCTCGCCACTGAAAAGGCCAGCATCGACAGCGACGCCGCAGTCGACCCCGAAACGCTCGCCGGCGCCGTGCGCAAAGCGGGCTACGAAGCCAGCCCGTCGGCACCACCGGACGCCACGCCGGCGTCAAGCTCGCAGGCCACGGAACTGGCAATCGGCGGGATGACCTGCGCCTCATGCGCGATGCGCGTGGAGAAGGCGCTCGCGAAGGTGCCGGGCGTCGCGAACGTATCGGTGAATCTGGCGACCGAAACGGCGACCGTCAATCCGGACCAGATGGGCGCGGGCGCCGACATCGAAGCGCTCATCGCCGCGGTCAGAAAAGCGGGCTACGAGGCAACGCTAATGGCGCCGCCGGACGCGCCGACTTCCGTCACCGACACGGCCGCGCTCGCCTCCGTCGCGCAAAGCAAACGCAACCAGACCCGCCGCGAACTGGCAGCCGTTCTCGTCTCCGCCGTGCTGACGCTGCCGCTCGTCCTGCCGATGGTCGGCGAATGGTTCGGCTTGCACGCGATGCTGTCCCCCTGGCTGCAGTTCGGTCTCGCCTCGATCGTGCAGTTCGTATTCGGCGCGCGCTTCTATCGAGCGGCTTACCGGGCGGTGCGGGCCGGCGCCGGGAACATGGACTTGCTGGTGGCGCTCGGCACGTCGGCGGCTTATGGGATCAGCATCTACGAACTGGCGACCCATGGCGGCGACATGACGCATCTGTATTTCGAAGCGTCGGCGGTGGTGATTACGCTGGTGCGCTTCGGCAAATGGCTCGAGGCGCGCGCCAAGCGCCAGACCACGGACGCGATCCGCGCGCTTAACGCGCTGCGCCCCGATCGGGCACGCATCCGCGTCGGCGCGGACGAACGCGAAGTGCCGCTCGCGCAAGTGCGGGTCGGCACAGTGGTGATCGTGCGTCCGGGCGAACGCGTGCCGGTCGACGGCGCGGTGCTCGAAGGCCGCACCCATATCGACGAATCGCTGATTACCGGCGAAAGCTTGCCGGTGCCCAAGCAGGCCAGCGATCCGGTTACCGCCGGTTCGATCAACGGCGAAGGCGCGATTGCGGTGACGACCACCGCAATCGGCGCGGAAACGACCCTTGCCCGAATCATTCGCCTCGTGGAAAGCGCGCAGGCTGAGAAAGCGCCGATCCAGCGTCTGGTCGATCGTGTCAGCGAAATCTTCGTGCCGGCGATTCTGGCGATTGCGGTGCTCACGCTGGTGGGCTGGCTGATTGCCGGTGCGGGCGGTGAAACCGCGATTCTGAACGCGGTCGCCGTGCTGGTGATCGCCTGCCCGTGCGCGCTGGGACTGGCAACGCCCGCGGCCATCATGGCCGGCACCGGCGTCGCCGCGCGGCGCGGCGTGCTGATCAAGGACGCCGAGGCGCTGGAAACCGCGCATCGGGTGAATATCGTCGCGTTCGATAAAACCGGCACGCTGACGCTCGGTCAACCGTCGGTGACAGCATTCGAGGCGCTCGACGGTATCGGGCGCGACGAGGCGCTCGCGCTCGCCGCAGCCGTGCAGCGGCATAGCGATCATCCGTTGGCGCGGGCCGTGGTGAAGGCCGCAGCGGAGTCGCCGGTTGCGCCGGTTGCGTCAATTACGCCGGTTGCGGCATTCACGGCAAGCGCCGCGCGCGCAGTGCCCGGGCGCGGCGTGGAAGCCGACGTCGATGGCCGTACGCTCGCGCTCGGCAGCACGCGCTGGCTCAACGAGCTCGGCATCGTGTTGCCGGCGCCATTCGTCGAGCGCGCAAAACAACTCGAAGCTGCCGGCAATACCGTCTCCTGGCTGATGCAGCGAGCGCCGCTGGCACCCGCCGCGCTCGCCCTGATCGCCTTCGGCGATACCGTCAAACCGAGCGCGCGCGCGGCGGTCGAACGGCTCGCCCAAATGGGTATCAAAAGCGTGCTCGTCACCGGCGATAACCAAGGCAGTGCGGCAAGCGTCGCCCAGGCGCTCGGCATCACCGAATTCCATGCCGAAGTCCTGCCCGACGACAAGGCCCGCGTGATCCGCGACCTGAAGATCCGCAGCGCCGGCATCGTCGCGATGGTGGGCGACGGCATCAACGACGCCCCCGCGCTCGCCGCCGCCGACATCGGTATCGCCATGGCGACCGGCACTGACGTCGCGATGCAGGCGGCCGGCATCACGCTGATGCGCGGCGATCCGGCGCTGGTGGCCGACGCCATCGACATTTCGCGCCGCAGCTGGCGGAAGATTCAGCAGAACCTGTTCTGGGCGTTCGTCTACAACCTGATCGGCATCCCGCTGGCCGCTTTCGGTTTGCTCAACCCGATGCTGGCCGGTGCGGCGATGGCGTTTTCGAGCGTCAGCGTCGTCACCAACGCGCTACTGCTACGCACCTGGCGTGGCGCGTCGGCAGGTTGA
- a CDS encoding FMN-binding negative transcriptional regulator, translating to MYMPAHFEENRPEVLHRLIAGQPFGALVTHGPNGLDANHLPFEFDAKPVPGGADGVIQTHGILRAHVARANPVWQEVAANPETLVIFQGPAAYISPTWYPSKHETHRQVPTYNYMVVHAHGRIVVRDDEAFLRGLVARLTRKMEAGEPVPWKMGDAPADYIAQMLGAIVGLEIEVTRLVGKWKLGQNKEAADRRGAAETLLVRTSDEQKAVGQAMLDAPPPF from the coding sequence ATGTATATGCCCGCCCATTTCGAAGAGAACCGCCCGGAGGTGCTCCACCGCCTGATTGCCGGGCAGCCGTTCGGCGCGCTGGTTACTCATGGACCGAATGGGCTCGATGCGAACCATTTGCCATTCGAGTTCGACGCAAAACCAGTCCCCGGAGGGGCTGACGGCGTCATCCAAACCCACGGCATCCTCCGCGCTCACGTCGCCCGGGCCAATCCGGTCTGGCAGGAAGTCGCCGCCAACCCGGAAACCCTCGTCATTTTCCAGGGCCCCGCCGCCTATATCTCGCCGACCTGGTATCCGAGCAAGCACGAGACACATCGCCAGGTGCCGACTTACAACTATATGGTGGTGCATGCGCACGGCCGGATTGTGGTGCGTGACGACGAGGCGTTCTTGCGCGGCCTGGTCGCGCGGCTCACCCGCAAGATGGAAGCGGGCGAACCGGTACCCTGGAAGATGGGTGATGCGCCGGCCGACTATATTGCGCAGATGCTGGGGGCGATCGTCGGCCTCGAGATCGAGGTCACGCGACTGGTCGGCAAATGGAAACTCGGTCAGAACAAGGAAGCCGCCGACCGGCGCGGCGCGGCCGAAACGCTGCTGGTGCGCACGAGCGACGAACAGAAAGCCGTTGGCCAGGCGATGCTGGACGCTCCGCCGCCATTCTGA